One segment of Salvelinus alpinus chromosome 1, SLU_Salpinus.1, whole genome shotgun sequence DNA contains the following:
- the gid4 gene encoding glucose-induced degradation protein 4 homolog, with protein MTVAVGDTHALALIMPVRAECCSSTAAARTSSASLIPPPPINTHQPGVATSLLYSGSQFRGHQKSKGNSYDVEVVLQHVTMEDSYLCGYLKIKGLTEEYPTLTTFFAGEIISRKRPFLTRKWDADEDVDRKHWGKFQAFYQYAKSFNLDDFDYEELKNSDFVFMRWKEQFLVPDHTIKDISGASFAGFYYICFQKSTATIEGYYYHRSSEWYQSLNLTHVREHSMPIYEFR; from the exons ATGACTGTTGCAGTCGGGGATACGCACGCATTAGCGCTCATCATGCCTGTTCGAGCTGAGTGCTGCAGCAGTACCGCTGCGGCCCGTACATCCTCGGCCTCTCTTATCCCTCCCCCGCCGATCAACACGCACCAGCCCGGGGTAGCGACTTCGCTGCTGTACAGCGGTTCACAGTTTCGAGGACATCAGAAGAGCAAAGGAAACTCGTATGACGTTGAGGTCGTTTTGCAG CATGTGACCATGGAGGACTCTTATCTGTGTGGTTACCTGAAGATCAAAGGCCTAACTGAG GAGTATCCCACTCTCACCACGTTCTTCGCAGGAGAGATCATCAGTAGAAAGAGGCCCTTTTTAACCAGGAAGTGGGATGCAGACGAAGATGTGGACCGCAAGCACTGG GGTAAGTTTCAGGCTTTTTATCAGTATGCAAAGAGCTTCAACTTGGACGACTTTGATTACGAAGAGCTGAAGAACAGTGACtttgtctttatgaggtggaag GAGCAGTTCCTGGTCCCGGACCACACCATTAAAGACATCAGCGGGGCGTCCTTCGCTGGTTTCTACTATATCTGCTTCCAGAAGTCCACAGCCACCATCGAGGGCTACTACTACCACAGAAGCTCTGAATG GTACCAGTCGTTAAACCTCACCCACGTCCGGGAACACAGTATGCCCATCTACGAGTTCCGGTGA
- the drc3 gene encoding dynein regulatory complex subunit 3, with translation MSRLYDTAEPSLVDEELLQKAVEEQGPQDQAGQIAKEEGIQYDEVCQLRLDYKNILKIDHLWQFTSLTKLQLDNNIIEKIEGLGRLTNLKWLDLSFNNIEGIEGLDSLVKLEDLSLYNNRISVIENMDTLLNLHVLSIGNNFLAQLENVIYLRKFKNLRTLNLAGNPICKEDRYKIFVAAYLPELVYLDFRLLDEQTREQAFGKYQYAIEEMRHNEAQERRAMDARQEQEDELQLHRNAFVELLNGPYLFDSMYADDAEAAKLAYLPGVSVLLETYKSHLVALCVQVFEIGLAQRSRREDEVKSFFDCSREAVDDNQQRAAQIAADFEKARRQVMSEMQQATDTRLLEAQLNHCSEEINQLCDSLMTQELQLVDQLEDIMKDFERNISDMVAGFIEVVQGIFAQCRDLENHHHEKLLEIAVATLERVAKNELEEDMPDDVRMLFVDKDTVINAVSASHDTHLLKIDNREDELMTRCNSWMSALMKSVQDEEVKRNRKRISEIHNYIDYVRDQLDEMQHEHH, from the exons ATGAGCAGGCTATATGATACCGCAGAGCCCAGTTTGGTGGACGAGGAGCTGCTGCAGAAGGCAGTGGAGGAGCAAGGCCCTCAAGACCAGGCTGGGCAGATTGCCAAGGAGGAGGGCATCCAGTATGACGAAGTCTGCCAATTGCGCCTAGACTACAAGA acatcctgaagattgatcaCCTGTGGCAGTTCACGTCTCTGACCAAGCTACAACTGGACAATAACATCATTGAGAAGATTGAAGGACTGGGGCGCCTCACTAATCTGAAATGGCTAG aTCTGTCCTTCAATAACATTGAGGGGATCGAGGGGTTGGATTCTCTGGTGAAGCTGGAAGACTTGAGTCTCTACAACAACAGAATCTCTGTCATTGAGAACATGGACACACTCCTAAACCTACACGTTCTCTCTATTGGGAACAACTTCCTGGCTCAGTTGGAAAAT GTGATCTACCTCAGAAAGTTCAAGAACCTGCGCACTCTCAACCTAGCTGGAAACCCCATCTGCAAAGAGGACCGCTACAAGATCTTTGTTGCTGCCTACCTTCCAGAGTTGGTTTACTTGGACTTCAGGCTATTGGATGAACAAACA CGAGAGCAGGCGTTTGGAAAATACCAGTATGCCATTGAGGAGATGCGCCACAATGAGGCCCAGGAGAGAAGGGCGATGGACGCTAGGCAAGAGCAAGAGGACGAGCTGCAGTTGCACAGG AATGCCTTTGTGGAGCTCTTGAACGGCCCATATCTGTTTGACAGCATGTACGCAGATGATGCAGAGGCAGCCAAGCTGGCCTACCTCCCCGGAGTGTCTGTACTACTAGAGAC ATACAAGAGCCACCTGGTGGCGCTGTGTGTGCAGGTGTTTGAGATTGGCTTGGCACAGCGCAGCCGGAGGGAAGACGAGGTCAAGTCCTTCTTTGACTGTTCCAGAGAAGCCGTGGACGACAACCAGCAGAGAGCAGCACAGATCGCTGCAGACTTTGAGAAAGCCAGGAGACAG GTGATGTCTGAGATGCAGCAGGCCACAGACACACGTCTCCTGGAGGCCCAGCTGAACCACTGCAGCGAGGAGATTAACCAGCTCTGTGACAGCCTCATGACCCAGGAGCTGCAGCTAGTCGACCagctggag GACATAATGAAAGATTTTGAGAGGAACATTTCAGACATGGTTGCCGGATTCATTGAAGTTGTTCAAGGAAT TTTCGCCCAGTGCCGAGACTTAGAGAACCACCATCACGAGAAGCTACTGGAAATTGCTGTGGCAACCCTGGAGCGAGTGGCCAAGAATGAGCTGGAGGAGGATATGCCAGATGATGTCCGAATG CTGTTTGTAGACAAGGACACAGTGATCAATGCAGTCAGCGCCTCCCACGACACCCACCTGCTGAAGATCGACAACCGTGAGGACGAGCTGATGACGCGCTGCAACAGCTGGATGAGTGCTCTGATGAAATCG GTACAAGATGAAGAGGTGAAGCGGAATCGCAAGCGCATCTCAGAGATTCACAACTACATTGACTACGTAAGGGATCAGCTGGATGAGATGCAACATGAGCACCATTGA